In the genome of Monodelphis domestica isolate mMonDom1 chromosome 2, mMonDom1.pri, whole genome shotgun sequence, one region contains:
- the ETV4 gene encoding ETS translocation variant 4 isoform X1: MERRMKGGYVDQQVPYTFSSKSPGNGSLSRALMVTLGKLMDPGSLPPPESEDLFQDLSQFQETWLTEAQVPDSDEQFVPDFHSENLAFHSPTTKIKKEPQSPRADPTLSCSRKPPLSYHHGEQCLYTSAYDTPRQVAIKSPTHSAPGQSPLQHFPRAERSFLRPPGAAPSNPSHGFMMEPSSIFQQPPEICHSFPSSQGGGREPPSASYQPQLPEPCLPYPQQSFKREYHDPLYEQAGGGGGSARYPGAGVVIKQEQTDFAYDSDVPGCQSMYLHAEGFPGPTPGEGTMGYGFEKSLRPFPEDVCVVPEKFEGDIKQEGLGTFREGPPYQRRGSLQLWQFLVALLDDPTNAHFIAWTGRGMEFKLIEPEEVARLWGIQKNRPAMNYDKLSRSLRYYYEKGIMQKVAGERYVYKFVCEPEALFSLAFPDNQRPTLKSEFDRPVSEEDTVPLSHLDDSPAYLPELGGPVQPYGPKGGYSY; the protein is encoded by the exons ATGGAGAGGAGGATGAAAGGCGGATACGTGGACCAGCAAGTGCCATACACCTTCTCCAGC aaatCGCCCGGAAATGGGAGCCTGAGCCGAGCTCTGATGGTCACACTAGGGAAACTCATGGACCCTGGCTCCCTGCCGCCCCCGGAGTCAGAAG ATCTCTTCCAGGACTTGAGCCAATTCCAGGAGACCTGGCTTACGGAAG CTCAGGTTCCCGACAGTGACGAGCAGTTTGTACCCGATTTCCATTCCGAAAACT TAGCTTTCCACAGTCCCACCACCAAGATCAAGAAGGAGCCACAGAGCCCTCGAGCAGACCCGACCCTGTCCTGCAGCCGAAAGCCGCCGCTCTCCTACCACCATGGCGAGCAGTGCCTTTATACGAG TGCCTATGACACCCCCAGACAAGTTGCCATCAAGTCTCCCACACACAGTGCCCCAGGACAGTCGCCTCTGCAGCACTTTCCCCGGGCAGAACGGAGTTTCTTGAGACCCCCCGGGGCAGCCCCCTCCAACCCCAGCCATGGGTTCATGATGGAGCCTAG CTCCATTTTCCAGCAGCCCCCCGAGATCTGCCACTCCTTCCCGTCTTCCCAAGGTGGGGGCCGGGAGCCCCCTTCAGCCTCCTACCAGCCCCAGCTGCCGGAGCCCTGCCTGCCTTACCCCCAGCAGAGCTTCAAGCGGGAATACCACGACCCCCTGTATGAGCAGGCAGGCGGGGGTGGGGGCAGCGCCAGGTACCCGGGGGCAGGGGTGGTGATCAAGCAGGAACAGACGGACTTCGCCTATGATTCAG aTGTCCCTGGGTGTCAATCCATGTACCTACATGCGGAGGGCTTCCCTGGCCCCACCCCCGGTGAAGGAACCATGG gTTATGGTTTTGAGAAGTCTCTTCGGCCCTTCCCAGAGGATGTTTGTGTGGTCCCAGAGAAATTTGAAG GGGACATCAAACAGGAGGGTCTCGGGACATTCCGGGAAGGACCCCCATACCAGCGCCGGGGCTCCCTCCAGCTCTGGCAGTTCTTGGTGGCTCTGCTGGACGACCCAACAAATGCTCACTTCATTGCCTGGACGGGCCGAGGGATGGAATTCAAGCTCATAGAACCAGAGGAG GTCGCCCGGCTCTGGGGCATTCAGAAGAATCGTCCAGCCATGAATTATGACAAGTTGAGCCGCTCGCTCCGCTACTATTATGAGAAGGGGATCATGCAGAAG GTGGCTGGCGAACGCTACGTGTACAAGTTTGTGTGTGAGCCCGAGGCCCTCTTCTCTCTGGCCTTCCCAGACAATCAGCGCCCAACCCTCAAGTCTGAATTTGACCGACCCGTCAGTGAGGAGGACACCGTCCCCTTGTCTCACCTGGATGACAGCCCTGCATACCTTCCAGAGCTGGGGGGGCCTGTCCAGCCCTACGGGCCTAAGGGTGGCTACTCCTACTAG
- the ETV4 gene encoding ETS translocation variant 4 isoform X3 — MERRMKGGYVDQQVPYTFSSKSPGNGSLSRALMVTLGKLMDPGSLPPPESEDLFQDLSQFQETWLTEAQVPDSDEQFVPDFHSENLAFHSPTTKIKKEPQSPRADPTLSCSRKPPLSYHHGEQCLYTSAYDTPRQVAIKSPTHSAPGQSPLQHFPRAERSFLRPPGAAPSNPSHGFMMEPSSIFQQPPEICHSFPSSQGGGREPPSASYQPQLPEPCLPYPQQSFKREYHDPLYEQAGGGGGSARYPGAGVVIKQEQTDFAYDSGYGFEKSLRPFPEDVCVVPEKFEGDIKQEGLGTFREGPPYQRRGSLQLWQFLVALLDDPTNAHFIAWTGRGMEFKLIEPEEVARLWGIQKNRPAMNYDKLSRSLRYYYEKGIMQKVAGERYVYKFVCEPEALFSLAFPDNQRPTLKSEFDRPVSEEDTVPLSHLDDSPAYLPELGGPVQPYGPKGGYSY; from the exons ATGGAGAGGAGGATGAAAGGCGGATACGTGGACCAGCAAGTGCCATACACCTTCTCCAGC aaatCGCCCGGAAATGGGAGCCTGAGCCGAGCTCTGATGGTCACACTAGGGAAACTCATGGACCCTGGCTCCCTGCCGCCCCCGGAGTCAGAAG ATCTCTTCCAGGACTTGAGCCAATTCCAGGAGACCTGGCTTACGGAAG CTCAGGTTCCCGACAGTGACGAGCAGTTTGTACCCGATTTCCATTCCGAAAACT TAGCTTTCCACAGTCCCACCACCAAGATCAAGAAGGAGCCACAGAGCCCTCGAGCAGACCCGACCCTGTCCTGCAGCCGAAAGCCGCCGCTCTCCTACCACCATGGCGAGCAGTGCCTTTATACGAG TGCCTATGACACCCCCAGACAAGTTGCCATCAAGTCTCCCACACACAGTGCCCCAGGACAGTCGCCTCTGCAGCACTTTCCCCGGGCAGAACGGAGTTTCTTGAGACCCCCCGGGGCAGCCCCCTCCAACCCCAGCCATGGGTTCATGATGGAGCCTAG CTCCATTTTCCAGCAGCCCCCCGAGATCTGCCACTCCTTCCCGTCTTCCCAAGGTGGGGGCCGGGAGCCCCCTTCAGCCTCCTACCAGCCCCAGCTGCCGGAGCCCTGCCTGCCTTACCCCCAGCAGAGCTTCAAGCGGGAATACCACGACCCCCTGTATGAGCAGGCAGGCGGGGGTGGGGGCAGCGCCAGGTACCCGGGGGCAGGGGTGGTGATCAAGCAGGAACAGACGGACTTCGCCTATGATTCAG gTTATGGTTTTGAGAAGTCTCTTCGGCCCTTCCCAGAGGATGTTTGTGTGGTCCCAGAGAAATTTGAAG GGGACATCAAACAGGAGGGTCTCGGGACATTCCGGGAAGGACCCCCATACCAGCGCCGGGGCTCCCTCCAGCTCTGGCAGTTCTTGGTGGCTCTGCTGGACGACCCAACAAATGCTCACTTCATTGCCTGGACGGGCCGAGGGATGGAATTCAAGCTCATAGAACCAGAGGAG GTCGCCCGGCTCTGGGGCATTCAGAAGAATCGTCCAGCCATGAATTATGACAAGTTGAGCCGCTCGCTCCGCTACTATTATGAGAAGGGGATCATGCAGAAG GTGGCTGGCGAACGCTACGTGTACAAGTTTGTGTGTGAGCCCGAGGCCCTCTTCTCTCTGGCCTTCCCAGACAATCAGCGCCCAACCCTCAAGTCTGAATTTGACCGACCCGTCAGTGAGGAGGACACCGTCCCCTTGTCTCACCTGGATGACAGCCCTGCATACCTTCCAGAGCTGGGGGGGCCTGTCCAGCCCTACGGGCCTAAGGGTGGCTACTCCTACTAG
- the ETV4 gene encoding ETS translocation variant 4 isoform X2, producing the protein MERRMKGGYVDQQVPYTFSSKSPGNGSLSRALMVTLGKLMDPGSLPPPESEDLFQDLSQFQETWLTEAQVPDSDEQFVPDFHSENSFHSPTTKIKKEPQSPRADPTLSCSRKPPLSYHHGEQCLYTSAYDTPRQVAIKSPTHSAPGQSPLQHFPRAERSFLRPPGAAPSNPSHGFMMEPSSIFQQPPEICHSFPSSQGGGREPPSASYQPQLPEPCLPYPQQSFKREYHDPLYEQAGGGGGSARYPGAGVVIKQEQTDFAYDSDVPGCQSMYLHAEGFPGPTPGEGTMGYGFEKSLRPFPEDVCVVPEKFEGDIKQEGLGTFREGPPYQRRGSLQLWQFLVALLDDPTNAHFIAWTGRGMEFKLIEPEEVARLWGIQKNRPAMNYDKLSRSLRYYYEKGIMQKVAGERYVYKFVCEPEALFSLAFPDNQRPTLKSEFDRPVSEEDTVPLSHLDDSPAYLPELGGPVQPYGPKGGYSY; encoded by the exons ATGGAGAGGAGGATGAAAGGCGGATACGTGGACCAGCAAGTGCCATACACCTTCTCCAGC aaatCGCCCGGAAATGGGAGCCTGAGCCGAGCTCTGATGGTCACACTAGGGAAACTCATGGACCCTGGCTCCCTGCCGCCCCCGGAGTCAGAAG ATCTCTTCCAGGACTTGAGCCAATTCCAGGAGACCTGGCTTACGGAAG CTCAGGTTCCCGACAGTGACGAGCAGTTTGTACCCGATTTCCATTCCGAAAACT CTTTCCACAGTCCCACCACCAAGATCAAGAAGGAGCCACAGAGCCCTCGAGCAGACCCGACCCTGTCCTGCAGCCGAAAGCCGCCGCTCTCCTACCACCATGGCGAGCAGTGCCTTTATACGAG TGCCTATGACACCCCCAGACAAGTTGCCATCAAGTCTCCCACACACAGTGCCCCAGGACAGTCGCCTCTGCAGCACTTTCCCCGGGCAGAACGGAGTTTCTTGAGACCCCCCGGGGCAGCCCCCTCCAACCCCAGCCATGGGTTCATGATGGAGCCTAG CTCCATTTTCCAGCAGCCCCCCGAGATCTGCCACTCCTTCCCGTCTTCCCAAGGTGGGGGCCGGGAGCCCCCTTCAGCCTCCTACCAGCCCCAGCTGCCGGAGCCCTGCCTGCCTTACCCCCAGCAGAGCTTCAAGCGGGAATACCACGACCCCCTGTATGAGCAGGCAGGCGGGGGTGGGGGCAGCGCCAGGTACCCGGGGGCAGGGGTGGTGATCAAGCAGGAACAGACGGACTTCGCCTATGATTCAG aTGTCCCTGGGTGTCAATCCATGTACCTACATGCGGAGGGCTTCCCTGGCCCCACCCCCGGTGAAGGAACCATGG gTTATGGTTTTGAGAAGTCTCTTCGGCCCTTCCCAGAGGATGTTTGTGTGGTCCCAGAGAAATTTGAAG GGGACATCAAACAGGAGGGTCTCGGGACATTCCGGGAAGGACCCCCATACCAGCGCCGGGGCTCCCTCCAGCTCTGGCAGTTCTTGGTGGCTCTGCTGGACGACCCAACAAATGCTCACTTCATTGCCTGGACGGGCCGAGGGATGGAATTCAAGCTCATAGAACCAGAGGAG GTCGCCCGGCTCTGGGGCATTCAGAAGAATCGTCCAGCCATGAATTATGACAAGTTGAGCCGCTCGCTCCGCTACTATTATGAGAAGGGGATCATGCAGAAG GTGGCTGGCGAACGCTACGTGTACAAGTTTGTGTGTGAGCCCGAGGCCCTCTTCTCTCTGGCCTTCCCAGACAATCAGCGCCCAACCCTCAAGTCTGAATTTGACCGACCCGTCAGTGAGGAGGACACCGTCCCCTTGTCTCACCTGGATGACAGCCCTGCATACCTTCCAGAGCTGGGGGGGCCTGTCCAGCCCTACGGGCCTAAGGGTGGCTACTCCTACTAG
- the ETV4 gene encoding ETS translocation variant 4 isoform X4, with product MVTLGKLMDPGSLPPPESEDLFQDLSQFQETWLTEAQVPDSDEQFVPDFHSENLAFHSPTTKIKKEPQSPRADPTLSCSRKPPLSYHHGEQCLYTSAYDTPRQVAIKSPTHSAPGQSPLQHFPRAERSFLRPPGAAPSNPSHGFMMEPSSIFQQPPEICHSFPSSQGGGREPPSASYQPQLPEPCLPYPQQSFKREYHDPLYEQAGGGGGSARYPGAGVVIKQEQTDFAYDSDVPGCQSMYLHAEGFPGPTPGEGTMGYGFEKSLRPFPEDVCVVPEKFEGDIKQEGLGTFREGPPYQRRGSLQLWQFLVALLDDPTNAHFIAWTGRGMEFKLIEPEEVARLWGIQKNRPAMNYDKLSRSLRYYYEKGIMQKVAGERYVYKFVCEPEALFSLAFPDNQRPTLKSEFDRPVSEEDTVPLSHLDDSPAYLPELGGPVQPYGPKGGYSY from the exons ATGGTCACACTAGGGAAACTCATGGACCCTGGCTCCCTGCCGCCCCCGGAGTCAGAAG ATCTCTTCCAGGACTTGAGCCAATTCCAGGAGACCTGGCTTACGGAAG CTCAGGTTCCCGACAGTGACGAGCAGTTTGTACCCGATTTCCATTCCGAAAACT TAGCTTTCCACAGTCCCACCACCAAGATCAAGAAGGAGCCACAGAGCCCTCGAGCAGACCCGACCCTGTCCTGCAGCCGAAAGCCGCCGCTCTCCTACCACCATGGCGAGCAGTGCCTTTATACGAG TGCCTATGACACCCCCAGACAAGTTGCCATCAAGTCTCCCACACACAGTGCCCCAGGACAGTCGCCTCTGCAGCACTTTCCCCGGGCAGAACGGAGTTTCTTGAGACCCCCCGGGGCAGCCCCCTCCAACCCCAGCCATGGGTTCATGATGGAGCCTAG CTCCATTTTCCAGCAGCCCCCCGAGATCTGCCACTCCTTCCCGTCTTCCCAAGGTGGGGGCCGGGAGCCCCCTTCAGCCTCCTACCAGCCCCAGCTGCCGGAGCCCTGCCTGCCTTACCCCCAGCAGAGCTTCAAGCGGGAATACCACGACCCCCTGTATGAGCAGGCAGGCGGGGGTGGGGGCAGCGCCAGGTACCCGGGGGCAGGGGTGGTGATCAAGCAGGAACAGACGGACTTCGCCTATGATTCAG aTGTCCCTGGGTGTCAATCCATGTACCTACATGCGGAGGGCTTCCCTGGCCCCACCCCCGGTGAAGGAACCATGG gTTATGGTTTTGAGAAGTCTCTTCGGCCCTTCCCAGAGGATGTTTGTGTGGTCCCAGAGAAATTTGAAG GGGACATCAAACAGGAGGGTCTCGGGACATTCCGGGAAGGACCCCCATACCAGCGCCGGGGCTCCCTCCAGCTCTGGCAGTTCTTGGTGGCTCTGCTGGACGACCCAACAAATGCTCACTTCATTGCCTGGACGGGCCGAGGGATGGAATTCAAGCTCATAGAACCAGAGGAG GTCGCCCGGCTCTGGGGCATTCAGAAGAATCGTCCAGCCATGAATTATGACAAGTTGAGCCGCTCGCTCCGCTACTATTATGAGAAGGGGATCATGCAGAAG GTGGCTGGCGAACGCTACGTGTACAAGTTTGTGTGTGAGCCCGAGGCCCTCTTCTCTCTGGCCTTCCCAGACAATCAGCGCCCAACCCTCAAGTCTGAATTTGACCGACCCGTCAGTGAGGAGGACACCGTCCCCTTGTCTCACCTGGATGACAGCCCTGCATACCTTCCAGAGCTGGGGGGGCCTGTCCAGCCCTACGGGCCTAAGGGTGGCTACTCCTACTAG
- the ETV4 gene encoding ETS translocation variant 4 isoform X5: MQLPGPCPPLPSSHHPGLLYCLLPQAQVPDSDEQFVPDFHSENLAFHSPTTKIKKEPQSPRADPTLSCSRKPPLSYHHGEQCLYTSAYDTPRQVAIKSPTHSAPGQSPLQHFPRAERSFLRPPGAAPSNPSHGFMMEPSSIFQQPPEICHSFPSSQGGGREPPSASYQPQLPEPCLPYPQQSFKREYHDPLYEQAGGGGGSARYPGAGVVIKQEQTDFAYDSDVPGCQSMYLHAEGFPGPTPGEGTMGYGFEKSLRPFPEDVCVVPEKFEGDIKQEGLGTFREGPPYQRRGSLQLWQFLVALLDDPTNAHFIAWTGRGMEFKLIEPEEVARLWGIQKNRPAMNYDKLSRSLRYYYEKGIMQKVAGERYVYKFVCEPEALFSLAFPDNQRPTLKSEFDRPVSEEDTVPLSHLDDSPAYLPELGGPVQPYGPKGGYSY, translated from the exons ATGCAGCTGCCGGGGCCATGTCCCCCTCTGCCGTCAAGCCACCATCCTGGCCTTCTCTACTGCCTCCTCCCACAAG CTCAGGTTCCCGACAGTGACGAGCAGTTTGTACCCGATTTCCATTCCGAAAACT TAGCTTTCCACAGTCCCACCACCAAGATCAAGAAGGAGCCACAGAGCCCTCGAGCAGACCCGACCCTGTCCTGCAGCCGAAAGCCGCCGCTCTCCTACCACCATGGCGAGCAGTGCCTTTATACGAG TGCCTATGACACCCCCAGACAAGTTGCCATCAAGTCTCCCACACACAGTGCCCCAGGACAGTCGCCTCTGCAGCACTTTCCCCGGGCAGAACGGAGTTTCTTGAGACCCCCCGGGGCAGCCCCCTCCAACCCCAGCCATGGGTTCATGATGGAGCCTAG CTCCATTTTCCAGCAGCCCCCCGAGATCTGCCACTCCTTCCCGTCTTCCCAAGGTGGGGGCCGGGAGCCCCCTTCAGCCTCCTACCAGCCCCAGCTGCCGGAGCCCTGCCTGCCTTACCCCCAGCAGAGCTTCAAGCGGGAATACCACGACCCCCTGTATGAGCAGGCAGGCGGGGGTGGGGGCAGCGCCAGGTACCCGGGGGCAGGGGTGGTGATCAAGCAGGAACAGACGGACTTCGCCTATGATTCAG aTGTCCCTGGGTGTCAATCCATGTACCTACATGCGGAGGGCTTCCCTGGCCCCACCCCCGGTGAAGGAACCATGG gTTATGGTTTTGAGAAGTCTCTTCGGCCCTTCCCAGAGGATGTTTGTGTGGTCCCAGAGAAATTTGAAG GGGACATCAAACAGGAGGGTCTCGGGACATTCCGGGAAGGACCCCCATACCAGCGCCGGGGCTCCCTCCAGCTCTGGCAGTTCTTGGTGGCTCTGCTGGACGACCCAACAAATGCTCACTTCATTGCCTGGACGGGCCGAGGGATGGAATTCAAGCTCATAGAACCAGAGGAG GTCGCCCGGCTCTGGGGCATTCAGAAGAATCGTCCAGCCATGAATTATGACAAGTTGAGCCGCTCGCTCCGCTACTATTATGAGAAGGGGATCATGCAGAAG GTGGCTGGCGAACGCTACGTGTACAAGTTTGTGTGTGAGCCCGAGGCCCTCTTCTCTCTGGCCTTCCCAGACAATCAGCGCCCAACCCTCAAGTCTGAATTTGACCGACCCGTCAGTGAGGAGGACACCGTCCCCTTGTCTCACCTGGATGACAGCCCTGCATACCTTCCAGAGCTGGGGGGGCCTGTCCAGCCCTACGGGCCTAAGGGTGGCTACTCCTACTAG
- the ETV4 gene encoding ETS translocation variant 4 isoform X6, whose protein sequence is MQLPGPCPPLPSSHHPGLLYCLLPQAQVPDSDEQFVPDFHSENSFHSPTTKIKKEPQSPRADPTLSCSRKPPLSYHHGEQCLYTSAYDTPRQVAIKSPTHSAPGQSPLQHFPRAERSFLRPPGAAPSNPSHGFMMEPSSIFQQPPEICHSFPSSQGGGREPPSASYQPQLPEPCLPYPQQSFKREYHDPLYEQAGGGGGSARYPGAGVVIKQEQTDFAYDSDVPGCQSMYLHAEGFPGPTPGEGTMGYGFEKSLRPFPEDVCVVPEKFEGDIKQEGLGTFREGPPYQRRGSLQLWQFLVALLDDPTNAHFIAWTGRGMEFKLIEPEEVARLWGIQKNRPAMNYDKLSRSLRYYYEKGIMQKVAGERYVYKFVCEPEALFSLAFPDNQRPTLKSEFDRPVSEEDTVPLSHLDDSPAYLPELGGPVQPYGPKGGYSY, encoded by the exons ATGCAGCTGCCGGGGCCATGTCCCCCTCTGCCGTCAAGCCACCATCCTGGCCTTCTCTACTGCCTCCTCCCACAAG CTCAGGTTCCCGACAGTGACGAGCAGTTTGTACCCGATTTCCATTCCGAAAACT CTTTCCACAGTCCCACCACCAAGATCAAGAAGGAGCCACAGAGCCCTCGAGCAGACCCGACCCTGTCCTGCAGCCGAAAGCCGCCGCTCTCCTACCACCATGGCGAGCAGTGCCTTTATACGAG TGCCTATGACACCCCCAGACAAGTTGCCATCAAGTCTCCCACACACAGTGCCCCAGGACAGTCGCCTCTGCAGCACTTTCCCCGGGCAGAACGGAGTTTCTTGAGACCCCCCGGGGCAGCCCCCTCCAACCCCAGCCATGGGTTCATGATGGAGCCTAG CTCCATTTTCCAGCAGCCCCCCGAGATCTGCCACTCCTTCCCGTCTTCCCAAGGTGGGGGCCGGGAGCCCCCTTCAGCCTCCTACCAGCCCCAGCTGCCGGAGCCCTGCCTGCCTTACCCCCAGCAGAGCTTCAAGCGGGAATACCACGACCCCCTGTATGAGCAGGCAGGCGGGGGTGGGGGCAGCGCCAGGTACCCGGGGGCAGGGGTGGTGATCAAGCAGGAACAGACGGACTTCGCCTATGATTCAG aTGTCCCTGGGTGTCAATCCATGTACCTACATGCGGAGGGCTTCCCTGGCCCCACCCCCGGTGAAGGAACCATGG gTTATGGTTTTGAGAAGTCTCTTCGGCCCTTCCCAGAGGATGTTTGTGTGGTCCCAGAGAAATTTGAAG GGGACATCAAACAGGAGGGTCTCGGGACATTCCGGGAAGGACCCCCATACCAGCGCCGGGGCTCCCTCCAGCTCTGGCAGTTCTTGGTGGCTCTGCTGGACGACCCAACAAATGCTCACTTCATTGCCTGGACGGGCCGAGGGATGGAATTCAAGCTCATAGAACCAGAGGAG GTCGCCCGGCTCTGGGGCATTCAGAAGAATCGTCCAGCCATGAATTATGACAAGTTGAGCCGCTCGCTCCGCTACTATTATGAGAAGGGGATCATGCAGAAG GTGGCTGGCGAACGCTACGTGTACAAGTTTGTGTGTGAGCCCGAGGCCCTCTTCTCTCTGGCCTTCCCAGACAATCAGCGCCCAACCCTCAAGTCTGAATTTGACCGACCCGTCAGTGAGGAGGACACCGTCCCCTTGTCTCACCTGGATGACAGCCCTGCATACCTTCCAGAGCTGGGGGGGCCTGTCCAGCCCTACGGGCCTAAGGGTGGCTACTCCTACTAG